TGAAACAAGTGCGTTTCAAAAAGACAGGTGAATCTGGCGACTCGGAGAAGATTTTTGTAATCATCAACGGACAGGATCAGTTTAAAGCTGGTGATATTACCAATCATTCTAGCAATTTTACAGTACTCAACCCGGATTTGGTTGTTTGCAATATGGAAAGCTCGGTAACGTTAGAAGTTGAGCTAACTGTAAGCAAAGGCCGTGGTTATATCAATGCTGAAGAGAATAAAGTTGCCGATGCAGTCGTGGGAGTGATCGCGATCGACTCTATCTACACGCCCATTAAGAACGTGAAATACACTATTGAGAACTTTCGTGTGGAGCAAAAGACCGATTACGAGAAACTTTTGTTGGACATTTCTACTGATGGATCCATTCATCCGGAAGATGCATTGAAAGAAGCTGCGAAAATCTTAATTCACCATTTCATGTTATTCTCCGATGAGAACATCCTGTTGGAATCTCAAACGAAAGAGGAGACAAAAGAAGTTGATGAGGAGATTTTACACATGCGTAAAATCTTGAAGACCGAATTGGTAGATCTAGATCTTTCAGTACGCGCATTAAACTGTTTGAAGGCTGCAGACATTCGTAGCTTGGCAGAACTCGTTTCTTATGATGT
This Olivibacter sp. SDN3 DNA region includes the following protein-coding sequences:
- a CDS encoding DNA-directed RNA polymerase subunit alpha, coding for MAILAFQKPDKVIMQKSTEFDGTFEFRPLEPGFGVTIGNALRRILLSSLEGYAITSVRFSGVSHEFSTITGVVEDVTEIILNLKQVRFKKTGESGDSEKIFVIINGQDQFKAGDITNHSSNFTVLNPDLVVCNMESSVTLEVELTVSKGRGYINAEENKVADAVVGVIAIDSIYTPIKNVKYTIENFRVEQKTDYEKLLLDISTDGSIHPEDALKEAAKILIHHFMLFSDENILLESQTKEETKEVDEEILHMRKILKTELVDLDLSVRALNCLKAADIRSLAELVSYDVADMLKFRNFGKKSLTEIQELVKSKGLSFGMNLSKYKLDEE